The Salinispora tropica CNB-440 genome has a window encoding:
- a CDS encoding zinc-dependent alcohol dehydrogenase family protein, which translates to MRATVLHGPGDIRLEQRPDPTITAPTDAVVRIAASCVCGSDLWPYRGIESISQPIPMGHEYVGVVDAVGSDVRKIKPGQFVVGSFFASDNTCEICRAGYQSSCLQREYMGNLGAQAELLRVPLADGTLVATPEVPDEDLIPSLLMASDVLGTGWFGAASADIRPGKSVVVVGDGAVGLFAVLAARRFGAERIIVMSRHADRQKLALAHGATEVVTERGDDGVARIRDLTDGLGVHSAVEAVGTQESMLQAIRSTRPSGHVGFVGAPHGVTLSGHELFYSHVHLHGGPAPVRRFLPELIDLIFSRSIDPSKIVDLTLPLDQVAEAYSAMHERRAVKAVLLP; encoded by the coding sequence ATGCGTGCCACCGTTCTGCACGGCCCCGGTGACATCCGGCTCGAGCAACGGCCGGATCCGACGATTACCGCACCCACCGACGCGGTAGTCCGTATCGCCGCTTCCTGCGTCTGCGGATCGGACCTATGGCCCTACCGCGGCATTGAGTCGATCAGCCAGCCGATCCCGATGGGCCACGAGTATGTCGGAGTCGTTGATGCCGTCGGTAGTGACGTGCGGAAGATCAAGCCGGGCCAGTTCGTCGTCGGCTCGTTCTTTGCGTCCGACAACACCTGTGAGATCTGCCGGGCTGGCTACCAGTCGAGCTGTCTCCAGCGGGAGTACATGGGCAATCTCGGCGCCCAGGCCGAACTGCTGCGTGTCCCGCTCGCCGACGGCACTCTCGTCGCAACCCCCGAGGTCCCAGACGAAGACCTCATTCCGAGTCTCCTCATGGCCTCCGATGTGCTCGGCACCGGTTGGTTTGGTGCCGCTTCCGCCGACATCCGGCCGGGCAAGAGCGTCGTCGTGGTCGGTGACGGTGCCGTCGGCCTGTTCGCGGTCCTCGCCGCACGGAGGTTCGGAGCGGAGCGGATCATCGTCATGAGCCGGCACGCCGACCGGCAGAAGCTAGCACTTGCCCACGGCGCCACCGAGGTCGTCACCGAACGCGGTGACGACGGCGTCGCCCGGATCAGGGATCTGACCGACGGACTCGGTGTGCACAGTGCCGTCGAGGCCGTCGGCACCCAGGAGTCGATGCTGCAGGCCATCCGCTCAACCCGCCCCAGCGGACACGTCGGCTTCGTCGGTGCCCCCCACGGGGTGACCCTGTCTGGGCACGAACTGTTTTACTCCCACGTGCACCTGCATGGCGGCCCGGCCCCGGTTCGCCGGTTCCTGCCCGAACTCATCGACCTCATCTTCAGTCGGAGTATCGACCCAAGCAAGATTGTTGACCTCACCCTGCCCCTCGACCAGGTCGCCGAGGCCTATTCGGCGATGCACGAACGACGCGCCGTGAAGGCCGTACTGCTGCCATAG
- a CDS encoding VanW family protein: MTLYGDKVPPADDRPTVQVTAVQWPVEEAEKPTKRGGKWSFPPGGKWSRRTWLLAAGVTTAVLASAVGIGAYAYAGDVPRGTTVLGTELSGYSQAAAVEELRAAVERQAAELNAPLPVVVGDNTAELVPAEVGLRVDVEATVAAAMQVEAHVFERLVGSRTVPPVVTVDVDQLDAALKKVLGDDGRTMTMPAITWSGLTPKATHPKPSLELDPERSAQAVREGWLSGEPVTVPLAQIHPVTTAEEVDQMVAELARPAVAAPVTLTTDQGSMSIPPAAIAKSLVFTADDAGALSAKVDVEKLRTALGDDLAKVEVTPKNARMTLTDGKPKIIESRDGKKLDTSSLGEALLAVLPQSDDRRVTGTLTTAKPELTTEKLAGLGIREQVSTFTTQFSGGLSSPRSQNIITAAKDVDNTLVLPGETFSLNGHTGDRNYAKGYKDAPVILNGKLVPGVGGGVSQFTTTLFNATYYAGLEDVEHKPHSYYFSRYPAVIESTIFYPELDFKFRNNTEYGLLIDTSYTSNKITVSIWSTKIWDKVKTEYGPRKNITKPKTVHLEPGPNCIAASGSDGFSQSAYRVFYKDGKEVKREKFSWRYAAEPRFICGPKPS; the protein is encoded by the coding sequence GTGACCCTGTACGGCGACAAGGTTCCGCCCGCCGACGACCGGCCCACCGTGCAGGTAACCGCGGTGCAGTGGCCTGTTGAGGAGGCGGAGAAACCCACCAAACGGGGTGGAAAGTGGTCCTTTCCACCTGGCGGGAAGTGGTCCCGCCGCACCTGGCTGCTCGCCGCCGGGGTCACCACCGCTGTACTCGCCTCCGCAGTCGGCATCGGTGCCTACGCGTACGCCGGTGACGTACCCCGTGGAACGACGGTCCTCGGCACGGAGCTCAGCGGCTACAGCCAGGCAGCGGCCGTCGAGGAGCTGCGCGCCGCGGTGGAGCGACAGGCCGCCGAGCTGAACGCACCCCTGCCGGTGGTCGTCGGCGACAACACGGCGGAACTGGTGCCGGCCGAGGTGGGTCTCCGGGTTGACGTGGAGGCCACCGTGGCGGCCGCCATGCAGGTGGAGGCGCACGTCTTCGAACGACTCGTCGGCTCCCGCACCGTGCCACCGGTGGTGACGGTGGACGTGGACCAGCTCGACGCGGCACTCAAGAAGGTCCTGGGGGACGACGGCCGCACGATGACCATGCCGGCGATCACCTGGAGCGGCCTCACCCCGAAGGCAACTCACCCGAAGCCAAGCCTGGAGCTCGACCCCGAGCGCTCCGCGCAGGCGGTGCGGGAGGGCTGGCTGAGCGGTGAGCCAGTCACCGTCCCACTGGCCCAGATACACCCGGTCACCACCGCCGAGGAGGTCGACCAGATGGTGGCCGAGCTGGCGAGGCCGGCCGTCGCGGCCCCGGTGACCCTGACGACGGACCAGGGCTCGATGAGCATTCCGCCGGCGGCGATCGCAAAGAGTCTGGTGTTCACCGCCGACGATGCCGGCGCGTTGTCGGCGAAAGTCGATGTCGAGAAGCTGCGCACCGCGCTCGGCGACGACCTGGCCAAGGTCGAGGTGACCCCGAAAAACGCTCGGATGACGCTCACCGACGGCAAGCCAAAGATCATCGAAAGCCGGGACGGGAAGAAGCTGGACACCAGCAGCCTTGGTGAGGCCCTGCTCGCGGTCCTACCGCAGTCGGACGACCGCCGGGTGACCGGCACGCTCACGACGGCGAAGCCGGAGCTCACCACGGAGAAGCTGGCGGGTCTGGGTATCAGGGAGCAGGTGTCGACCTTCACCACCCAGTTCTCCGGCGGACTCTCCTCGCCGCGCAGCCAGAACATCATCACCGCCGCCAAAGACGTTGACAATACGCTGGTGCTACCCGGCGAGACGTTCTCCCTGAACGGGCACACCGGCGACCGAAACTACGCAAAGGGCTACAAGGACGCTCCGGTCATTCTCAACGGCAAGCTCGTACCGGGCGTCGGGGGCGGTGTCTCGCAGTTCACCACGACGCTGTTCAACGCCACCTACTATGCGGGGCTCGAGGACGTCGAGCACAAGCCACACTCGTACTATTTCAGCCGCTACCCGGCGGTCATCGAGTCCACAATCTTCTACCCGGAGCTCGACTTCAAATTCCGCAACAACACCGAGTACGGACTCTTGATCGATACCTCGTACACGTCGAACAAGATCACCGTTTCGATCTGGAGTACGAAGATCTGGGATAAGGTAAAGACGGAATACGGCCCCCGTAAAAACATCACCAAGCCAAAGACCGTCCATCTGGAGCCAGGCCCGAACTGCATCGCCGCCAGCGGCAGCGATGGGTTCAGCCAGAGCGCCTACCGAGTGTTCTACAAGGACGGTAAGGAGGTAAAGCGGGAGAAGTTCAGTTGGCGCTACGCCGCGGAGCCACGCTTCATCTGCGGCCCAAAGCCCTCCTGA
- the nudC gene encoding NAD(+) diphosphatase, with the protein MREDDVALAYGGGWVDRAGALRADPDRLATLLGAVDTRVLPLWQDRCLVNGTAPVRLSGEAAARAHVAARETVFLGFAAGRAVFAVDLSELAEDAALAAVGATRVVDVRGLVGPLSPAEAAIQAYARGLLHWHRQQRYCGTCGGSTSVQDAGHARRCADPTCARLYFPRIEPAIIVLVETAGSPGRCLLARHAGAAEGAFSTLAGFVEVGETLEDAVRREVAEEAGVVVTDVAYQGSQAWPFPAGLMVGFRATAVSDEIRVDGVELLEARWFTRAELRQRAAVGHPLGRLDSIGHHLLSSWLAEDEAAASAPR; encoded by the coding sequence ATGCGGGAGGACGACGTGGCTCTGGCGTACGGCGGTGGTTGGGTGGACCGGGCCGGTGCCCTCCGTGCCGATCCGGATCGGCTGGCGACGCTGCTGGGCGCTGTAGACACCAGAGTGCTGCCGCTGTGGCAGGACCGCTGCCTGGTCAACGGGACGGCGCCGGTTCGGCTGAGCGGCGAAGCGGCGGCGAGGGCGCACGTCGCCGCGCGGGAAACGGTATTCCTCGGGTTCGCGGCGGGGCGGGCAGTCTTCGCGGTGGACCTCTCCGAGCTCGCTGAGGATGCCGCTCTGGCGGCTGTCGGGGCGACTCGGGTGGTGGATGTGCGCGGGCTCGTCGGGCCGCTCAGCCCGGCCGAGGCGGCTATCCAGGCGTACGCGCGCGGTCTGCTGCACTGGCACCGGCAGCAGCGGTACTGCGGCACCTGCGGGGGGTCGACCAGCGTCCAGGACGCCGGGCACGCCCGGCGGTGCGCGGATCCCACCTGTGCCCGACTGTACTTCCCCCGGATCGAGCCCGCCATCATTGTGCTGGTGGAGACAGCGGGCTCGCCCGGGCGTTGCCTGTTGGCCCGGCACGCCGGGGCGGCCGAGGGTGCGTTCTCGACCCTCGCCGGCTTCGTCGAGGTGGGGGAGACGCTGGAAGACGCGGTCCGGCGGGAGGTAGCCGAAGAAGCGGGGGTGGTGGTGACCGACGTGGCGTACCAGGGGTCGCAGGCCTGGCCGTTCCCGGCGGGGCTGATGGTGGGCTTTCGGGCCACCGCCGTATCCGACGAGATCCGGGTGGACGGGGTCGAGCTGCTGGAGGCACGCTGGTTCACCCGCGCCGAGCTGCGCCAACGGGCTGCGGTAGGCCACCCACTCGGTCGGCTGGACTCGATCGGTCACCACCTGCTCAGCAGCTGGCTGGCCGAGGACGAAGCAGCCGCGTCAGCTCCCCGCTGA
- a CDS encoding lipopolysaccharide biosynthesis protein, whose protein sequence is MIRRTDDVDGSGTPSPSTGARALGTAGLAVTAAGLLANGLAYLVPVLAARQLGSADLSALATTLGLIAIASVPGFGLQLAVAVHHAKHGHTQTRRAALLTAALCASALILASPLLVTSLRLPAEALVLSAITTAAIVLSCRTLGELQGGQRFVRLAIGMGLLATGRYGGVLVGLLLDAGLTGSLLLGAGTAALTPVGLAALARPAAPAAPATAPPLDAGQILTGCAAMLAMLVVSYVDLFLARQLLPADDSGGYAVGTVLTKGALWAPQVATVLALPRLARDDRFSRAVALAVTAGCGVLLILGSTFAGTLAFHLVGGPDYTHLGPFAPLFAAVGALYAVVFVLLNAAVATGVRWPAAPLWVGSALLTTVALWTTPRTVSGLLWLALGAAVVTTLAMTLRTWMSTPARVDRLVPAPRRASAGS, encoded by the coding sequence GTGATCCGGCGAACCGACGATGTGGACGGCTCGGGGACGCCTTCCCCAAGCACCGGCGCCCGGGCACTCGGCACCGCCGGCCTGGCCGTGACCGCCGCGGGGCTGCTGGCCAACGGCCTCGCCTATCTGGTCCCGGTGCTGGCCGCCCGCCAGCTCGGCTCCGCCGACCTCAGCGCGCTCGCCACCACGCTCGGCCTGATCGCCATCGCGAGCGTGCCGGGGTTCGGCCTACAGCTCGCCGTCGCCGTGCACCACGCGAAGCACGGTCACACCCAGACCCGCCGGGCGGCCCTGTTGACCGCCGCGCTCTGCGCATCCGCCCTGATCCTCGCCAGCCCGCTACTCGTCACGAGCTTGCGTCTTCCGGCCGAAGCCCTCGTCCTCTCCGCGATCACCACGGCCGCGATCGTGCTCTCCTGCCGGACGTTGGGAGAACTCCAGGGCGGGCAACGGTTCGTTCGACTGGCCATCGGCATGGGGCTGCTGGCCACCGGTCGGTACGGAGGAGTGCTGGTTGGTCTGCTGCTGGACGCCGGCCTGACCGGATCTCTGCTGCTCGGTGCCGGCACCGCCGCGCTCACCCCGGTCGGGCTCGCCGCACTGGCCCGGCCCGCCGCCCCGGCGGCCCCCGCCACGGCGCCACCGCTGGATGCCGGCCAGATCCTGACCGGCTGCGCCGCGATGCTCGCCATGCTTGTCGTCTCGTACGTGGACCTCTTCCTCGCCCGTCAACTACTGCCGGCCGACGACTCCGGCGGGTACGCGGTGGGGACGGTGCTGACCAAGGGCGCGCTGTGGGCACCGCAGGTCGCCACCGTACTCGCCTTGCCCCGGCTGGCCCGCGACGATCGGTTCAGCCGGGCCGTCGCACTCGCCGTGACCGCCGGCTGCGGCGTACTGCTGATTCTCGGCTCGACGTTCGCCGGCACCCTGGCCTTCCACCTCGTCGGCGGCCCGGACTACACCCACCTGGGCCCGTTCGCGCCGCTCTTCGCCGCCGTCGGGGCGCTCTACGCCGTCGTCTTCGTCCTACTGAACGCGGCGGTCGCCACCGGCGTCCGTTGGCCCGCCGCGCCGCTGTGGGTGGGCAGCGCCCTGCTGACGACGGTCGCGCTGTGGACCACGCCGCGGACCGTCTCCGGGCTGCTCTGGCTCGCCCTGGGAGCTGCCGTGGTCACGACCCTGGCCATGACGCTCCGAACGTGGATGTCGACACCAGCGCGCGTCGACAGGCTGGTTCCGGCGCCGCGGAGGGCGTCAGCGGGGAGCTGA
- a CDS encoding alpha-(1->3)-arabinofuranosyltransferase — MRAEVTSDAGARPRRARRLDRGFRHLAICVVLTALAFQQAPGLIVPDTKVDLNVNPAGWLLRSLHLWDPTGAFGQLQNQAYGYLWPMGPFFLVGSELGLQPWVIQRLWWALLFCVAYLGVVRLAGSLGIGSPTGRMIAGVAFALSPRILTQLGWSSVESWPSAVAPWVLIPLIGLARGAPLRRAVAGSALAVACAGGVNATAVFAVVPLALLWLATLAPIGRRISAIAAWCGAVALATAWWLVPLLILGRYSPPFLDYIETAQSTTSVTDAVTTLRGASYWVAYLASPVEQAIPGGARLANELPLILATLAVAALGVLGLSRRGMPHRRFLVTGLMLGAAMVGLGHVSDLPNLLAGPQQQFLDGIGAPLRNTHKFDVLLRLPLTLGLAHLVSLVVKAARTAPAARHKKAVARAWITTGVTMAAVAAVASPAIIGGIATPGSAREVPPYWQDAADWLDANTGPGRVLVVPGARRPAYDWGSTTDEIAQPLLESSWAVRNSIPFTPPTTIRLLDAIEATLSSGAGSAGLADLLARSGVSHVLFRADLDHGRSDTTRPAVVRQALQRSPGLTRVTTFGPIRGGPEAVDDIPDQGLDVPGRALEVYQVNRRVEPVVAYDRKDVATVVGGPESLLDLAAAGLLSPAPTVLAGDADTDDLSGPVAMTDGLRRREVSFGRSQDNASHTHTADETLAPSAPAHDYLPDWAENWSTVAQFEGINSIRTSTARSQVSIPGGNRSEHQPYAAMDGDPTTSWQSAPYSRGDRQWIEVGLENPTNITTVELSFDLTADVVPTTVTVTAGYESRTVESFGDRMIFELEGIHATQRIRISIDDTFTLRPFGSGVVGISEISIPGVQTSRTLRLPDAPATEQPPAVVVSADPRTPACFMVDGKPRCSTNAIRGSEDGRTIDRTLTLPAAGTYDPQLWAQPMDGSALHAALDQAVTDAQALGLAPEVSASSTGVPHPSRRPGAVLDGDPATSWSPAISDDAPILRLTWFKPQVISGLRFAVDPAVAATRLGSVRVIANDGIRGGLLRDDGVLMLDPPARTNEITIQFLDPPSATSIDPYGLRLPEPLPIAVGEITVLPGAPTSPADLDTPLTLGCGSGPTLTIGEETVTTALRGTVRDLLELREVPAELCGTDTELPLGAAEHRLVAAASQFATPTRVALVPQQRTDVMTPSALDVTAWEATERRVQVAEHAVERVLAVRENTNRGWQATLAGEPLRPVVVDGWQQGWLLPAGAAGEVVLRFTPDGPYQVALLTGGALLLGVTLLALLPERRGSAPARPARRARRRATRSLPLLAVGAIALILLGGLVGGVLVAAGVLLALPGSLRMPRSAAPHWVRLVPRFVESWLPAALVLLAGWTYLEATQRHTAALPQLLMVLALGCLWLSTCLRHRPVHRAPPHPAKPPSAADVPRQSGGGVAGATSWRDSDPSGFV; from the coding sequence ATGCGTGCAGAGGTGACCAGTGACGCCGGAGCGCGGCCGAGGCGGGCCCGACGTCTGGACCGGGGATTCCGGCACCTCGCCATCTGCGTCGTCCTCACCGCCCTCGCCTTCCAGCAGGCTCCCGGGCTGATCGTCCCCGACACCAAGGTCGACCTGAACGTCAATCCCGCCGGATGGCTGCTCCGCTCTTTGCACCTCTGGGACCCCACCGGCGCCTTCGGCCAGCTACAGAACCAGGCCTACGGGTATCTGTGGCCGATGGGTCCGTTCTTCCTGGTGGGCTCGGAGCTGGGCCTGCAACCGTGGGTGATTCAACGGTTGTGGTGGGCGCTGCTCTTCTGCGTCGCCTACCTGGGCGTGGTGCGACTGGCCGGCAGCCTCGGCATCGGCTCGCCCACCGGACGCATGATCGCTGGTGTCGCCTTCGCACTGTCGCCCCGGATCCTCACCCAGCTCGGCTGGTCCTCGGTCGAATCCTGGCCCAGCGCGGTGGCGCCGTGGGTACTGATCCCCCTGATCGGCCTCGCCCGAGGTGCGCCCCTCCGCCGGGCGGTCGCGGGGTCGGCACTCGCCGTGGCCTGTGCGGGCGGGGTCAATGCGACCGCCGTGTTCGCGGTGGTACCGCTCGCCCTGCTCTGGCTCGCCACGCTGGCACCGATCGGCCGCCGAATCAGCGCAATCGCCGCCTGGTGCGGCGCGGTGGCCCTGGCCACCGCCTGGTGGCTGGTTCCCCTGCTCATTCTCGGGCGGTACAGCCCACCGTTCCTCGACTACATCGAAACCGCCCAGAGCACCACCAGCGTGACCGACGCCGTGACGACGCTGCGCGGCGCGTCGTACTGGGTGGCGTACCTGGCCTCCCCGGTTGAACAGGCCATCCCCGGCGGCGCCCGGTTGGCCAACGAGCTTCCGCTGATCCTCGCCACGCTCGCCGTCGCCGCCCTGGGTGTACTGGGGCTTTCCCGGCGCGGAATGCCGCACCGCCGCTTCCTGGTCACCGGCCTGATGCTCGGCGCCGCGATGGTCGGACTCGGACACGTCAGCGATCTTCCCAATCTCCTCGCCGGGCCACAGCAGCAGTTCCTCGACGGGATCGGCGCGCCACTACGGAACACCCACAAATTCGACGTCCTGCTCCGGCTACCGCTGACGCTCGGGTTAGCCCACCTGGTCAGCCTGGTCGTGAAGGCAGCGCGTACCGCACCCGCCGCGCGACACAAAAAGGCCGTGGCGCGGGCCTGGATCACCACCGGCGTGACCATGGCAGCAGTCGCGGCGGTCGCCAGCCCAGCGATCATCGGCGGGATCGCCACCCCGGGAAGCGCGCGGGAGGTGCCCCCATACTGGCAGGACGCCGCCGACTGGCTGGACGCGAACACCGGTCCGGGACGGGTGCTCGTCGTCCCCGGAGCACGCCGCCCCGCCTACGACTGGGGCAGCACCACCGACGAGATCGCCCAACCGCTGTTGGAGAGCAGCTGGGCTGTCCGCAACTCCATCCCCTTCACCCCGCCCACCACCATCCGCCTCCTGGACGCGATCGAAGCCACGCTCAGCTCCGGCGCCGGCTCGGCGGGCCTCGCCGACCTCCTCGCCCGCTCCGGGGTCAGCCACGTCCTGTTCCGCGCCGACCTCGACCACGGTCGCTCCGACACGACCCGCCCCGCCGTGGTTCGCCAGGCCCTACAGCGCTCACCGGGGCTGACCCGGGTCACCACCTTCGGCCCGATCCGGGGTGGGCCGGAGGCAGTGGACGACATTCCCGACCAAGGGCTCGACGTGCCGGGACGGGCACTCGAGGTCTACCAGGTCAACCGCCGGGTGGAGCCGGTTGTCGCCTACGACCGAAAGGATGTCGCCACCGTCGTCGGTGGTCCGGAGTCCCTGCTCGACCTCGCCGCGGCGGGCCTGTTGAGCCCGGCCCCCACGGTCCTGGCCGGTGACGCGGACACCGACGACCTCTCCGGTCCGGTCGCGATGACCGACGGGCTCCGGCGCCGCGAGGTCTCCTTCGGCCGGTCCCAGGACAACGCCTCACATACCCACACCGCCGACGAGACCCTCGCACCGTCCGCACCCGCGCACGACTACCTGCCCGATTGGGCCGAGAACTGGTCCACCGTGGCCCAGTTCGAGGGCATCAACTCGATTCGCACGTCAACGGCACGCTCGCAGGTCAGCATCCCCGGTGGCAACCGCTCCGAGCATCAGCCGTATGCGGCGATGGACGGCGACCCGACGACCTCCTGGCAGTCCGCACCGTACAGCCGCGGCGATCGGCAGTGGATCGAAGTCGGGCTGGAGAACCCAACCAACATCACCACGGTGGAGCTCAGCTTCGACCTGACGGCGGACGTGGTGCCGACCACGGTGACCGTCACCGCCGGATACGAAAGCCGGACCGTGGAGAGCTTCGGCGATCGCATGATCTTCGAACTGGAGGGAATCCACGCCACCCAGCGCATCCGCATCTCCATCGACGACACCTTCACCCTCCGCCCGTTCGGTAGCGGGGTGGTGGGGATCTCCGAAATCAGCATCCCGGGCGTCCAGACCAGTCGCACCCTCCGGCTGCCGGACGCACCCGCCACCGAGCAACCACCGGCCGTCGTCGTCTCCGCCGACCCCCGGACGCCCGCCTGTTTCATGGTCGACGGGAAGCCGCGCTGTTCCACCAACGCGATCCGCGGCTCGGAGGACGGACGCACGATCGACCGTACGCTCACCCTGCCAGCTGCCGGGACCTACGACCCGCAGCTGTGGGCCCAGCCGATGGACGGCTCCGCCCTGCACGCGGCCCTCGACCAGGCGGTGACCGACGCGCAGGCGTTGGGCCTCGCACCCGAGGTGAGCGCCTCGTCAACCGGCGTCCCTCATCCGAGTCGCCGCCCCGGAGCGGTATTGGACGGGGACCCGGCCACCAGCTGGTCACCGGCGATCAGCGACGACGCCCCGATCCTTCGCCTCACCTGGTTCAAGCCCCAGGTGATCAGCGGCCTTCGCTTCGCCGTTGACCCGGCCGTCGCGGCCACCCGGCTCGGCAGCGTACGGGTGATCGCCAACGACGGCATCCGGGGCGGCCTGCTCCGCGACGACGGGGTACTAATGCTGGATCCACCGGCGCGAACCAACGAGATCACCATCCAGTTCCTCGATCCGCCCTCCGCCACCAGCATCGATCCGTACGGACTTCGGTTGCCCGAGCCCCTACCGATCGCGGTCGGTGAGATCACCGTGCTTCCAGGCGCCCCCACCAGCCCCGCAGACCTGGACACACCCTTGACGCTGGGCTGCGGCTCCGGCCCGACGCTGACGATCGGCGAGGAGACGGTGACCACCGCCCTACGCGGCACAGTGCGGGACCTCCTGGAGTTGCGGGAGGTGCCGGCCGAGCTGTGCGGCACCGACACCGAGTTGCCGCTCGGCGCCGCCGAGCACCGCCTCGTCGCCGCCGCCAGCCAGTTCGCCACGCCGACCCGGGTCGCTCTCGTACCGCAGCAGCGCACGGACGTGATGACCCCGAGCGCCCTCGACGTCACGGCGTGGGAGGCGACCGAGCGGCGGGTACAGGTCGCTGAGCACGCCGTCGAACGGGTACTGGCGGTGCGGGAGAACACCAACCGGGGCTGGCAGGCCACGCTCGCCGGCGAGCCGCTGCGCCCCGTGGTCGTCGACGGCTGGCAGCAAGGCTGGCTCCTGCCCGCCGGCGCCGCCGGTGAGGTTGTCCTGCGCTTCACCCCGGACGGCCCGTACCAGGTGGCGCTCCTGACCGGAGGCGCCCTGCTCCTCGGCGTCACACTCCTCGCGCTTCTCCCCGAACGTCGGGGCAGCGCACCGGCGCGGCCGGCACGGCGAGCGCGACGCCGGGCCACTCGCTCCCTTCCCCTGCTGGCGGTCGGTGCGATTGCCCTGATATTGCTCGGCGGCCTCGTCGGTGGCGTACTCGTCGCCGCTGGAGTCCTACTCGCCCTCCCCGGTTCGCTGCGCATGCCCCGGTCGGCCGCCCCCCACTGGGTACGGCTCGTCCCCCGGTTCGTCGAGTCATGGCTCCCCGCCGCCCTCGTCCTGCTCGCCGGCTGGACGTACCTGGAGGCCACGCAGCGGCACACCGCCGCGCTTCCGCAACTCCTGATGGTCCTCGCCCTCGGGTGCCTCTGGTTGTCGACATGCCTCCGACACCGGCCGGTTCACCGCGCTCCCCCGCACCCCGCGAAGCCGCCGTCCGCGGCGGATGTGCCCCGGCAGTCGGGGGGCGGCGTCGCCGGGGCGACCTCCTGGCGGGACTCCGACCCATCGGGATTCGTGTGA
- a CDS encoding glycosyltransferase family 4 protein — MERFPATAGHVLFLNWRDTRNPEGGGSEVYVERIAAELVARGFRVTLFCAAHRRGRPEEVNDDGVRLIRRGGRHTVYLWAALCYLAGALGFGPLSRRHGPRPKVLVDVCNGLPFMTPLWARRPIIKLIHHIHREQWCVVLPPWAARFGWWVESSFAIRAYRRCHHVTVSEATRQELVQLGVPAGQVSVVHNGTPPLPHTDAERAPSPLLVTLNRLVPHKRVEVALRAVATLADELPQLRLVVAGQGWWEGRLREVANDLGITGRVEFRGFVTEEEKATLLASAWVALTPSLKEGWGLTIVEAGSAGTPTVAFRSAGGVGEAVVDGQTGLLADDIDDYVAKVRSLLHNAELRHQLGAAAREHAANFTWPAAGSHFAAVLESVESPRHPDSRGAPSYLLP, encoded by the coding sequence GTGGAGCGCTTTCCCGCCACCGCCGGACATGTACTGTTCCTCAACTGGCGGGACACCCGGAACCCCGAAGGTGGTGGATCCGAGGTGTACGTCGAGCGGATCGCCGCGGAGCTGGTTGCCCGCGGCTTCCGCGTCACGCTGTTCTGCGCCGCACATCGTCGGGGCCGTCCCGAGGAGGTCAATGACGACGGAGTCCGGCTGATCAGACGGGGCGGGCGCCACACCGTGTACCTGTGGGCCGCGCTCTGCTACCTGGCCGGCGCACTCGGGTTCGGCCCCCTGTCCCGCCGACACGGCCCCCGACCGAAGGTGCTCGTCGACGTCTGCAACGGTCTACCGTTCATGACCCCGCTATGGGCCCGACGACCGATTATCAAGCTAATCCACCACATTCATCGAGAACAATGGTGTGTGGTACTTCCACCTTGGGCAGCCCGGTTTGGCTGGTGGGTGGAGTCATCATTCGCCATACGCGCCTACCGGCGCTGCCACCACGTCACGGTCTCCGAAGCCACCCGTCAGGAGCTGGTCCAGCTCGGTGTACCCGCGGGTCAGGTCTCCGTGGTGCACAACGGCACCCCGCCGCTCCCACACACTGACGCCGAACGTGCACCCTCCCCACTGCTCGTCACGCTCAACCGGCTGGTCCCACACAAGCGCGTCGAGGTGGCACTACGGGCGGTCGCCACCCTCGCCGACGAGCTGCCCCAGCTACGGCTGGTGGTCGCCGGACAGGGCTGGTGGGAGGGGCGGCTCCGCGAGGTCGCCAACGACCTGGGCATCACCGGCCGAGTGGAGTTCCGGGGGTTCGTGACGGAGGAGGAGAAGGCGACCCTCCTCGCCTCAGCCTGGGTGGCGCTGACCCCGTCACTGAAGGAAGGGTGGGGTCTGACCATTGTGGAGGCCGGATCGGCCGGCACCCCGACGGTCGCGTTCCGGAGCGCGGGCGGCGTGGGGGAGGCGGTGGTGGACGGCCAGACCGGACTTCTCGCCGACGACATCGACGACTACGTGGCGAAGGTGCGGTCCCTCCTCCACAACGCCGAGCTACGGCACCAGCTGGGTGCGGCGGCCCGGGAGCACGCGGCGAACTTCACCTGGCCCGCCGCCGGAAGCCACTTCGCGGCCGTGCTGGAGAGTGTGGAGTCGCCCCGTCATCCGGATTCACGGGGCGCCCCGTCCTACCTGCTGCCGTAG